In the Colletotrichum lupini chromosome 1, complete sequence genome, one interval contains:
- a CDS encoding arrestin — MPSFNPFSTVTGKHAASLFEIRLDNDFIVFRGGEDESAGQILKGVVVLCLPTPLKIEDVHLRLTGTHRLTWDYSKTAASGVSSQKVDKTTTLLQHRWAPFVGGTGGKNTILPAGNYEWPFEYTLPGNTAESVEGIPEASITYKLKATVARGKLAYDLHAYKALRIIRTLEPAALEFLHAMSVENIWPNKVDYSIIIPQKAVVFGATVPLQMRFTPLLKGLEMGEISVKMLEIRECTLQGPTGNVFKEHRTEREVSNWKFDVERDEHWHDTIEDTGQEGWMVEKKLNLPKRLRQCVQDLNHNGIKVRHKLKLVVALKNPDGHISELRATLPVSIFISPNMPLDEHGVLVDQAPGAPAQAEVTRIAPPGYGEHVLDQLYEDVDMSGFQTPAIQSGFSSPFYAQSRAGSSDNLASLAMMNGHGVAPAALSHRLQNVSLDPTNRNTSFNSLNAITEDVAAPTSVPTGENSQSQSAALTRHNSAEEHPNSHSSGRNSPEHLDFPDMATLSKVPSYTTAVKTPLRRGPSSDALPDYFSAMSAPNTPPASEAPVADPLGMIPEHEGGGSEPTTPGGSHRSWHRPQSMSNLLQAVQGGGDDRRIHLIQGRERVY, encoded by the exons AAGGGCGTCGTGGTGCTCTGCTTGCCCACGCCGCTCAAAATCGAAGATGTCCACCTGCGACTGACTGGCACCCACCGATTAAC GTGGGATTACTCCAAAACCGCCGCTTCTGGCGTCTCCAGCCAAAAAGTCGACAAGACCACCACACTGCTCCAACATCGCTGGGCTCCGTTTGTCGGCGGCACTGGTGGCAAGAACACCATCTTGCCGGCCGGCAACTATGAGTGGCCCTTTGAGTACACGCTGCCCGGCAACACCGCCGAGAGCGTCGAAGGCATCCCCGAAGCGAGCATCACCTATAAGCTCAAGGCCACCGTCGCCCGCGGCAAGCTCGCCTACGATCTGCACGCTTACAAGGCGCTGCGCATTATCCGCACCCTCGAACCCGCCGCCCTCGAGTTCCTCCACGCCATGAGCGTCGAGAACATCTGGCCGAACAAAGTCGACTACTCCATTATCATCCCGCAAAAGGCTGTCGTCTTCGGTGCCACAGTACCACTACAGATGCGATTTACACCCCTTCTCAAGGGCCTCGAAATGGGGGAGATCTCAGTCAAGATGTTGGAAATCCGAGAGTGCACACTGCAGGGTCCCACGGGCAACGTTTTCAAGGAACATAGAACAGAAAGAGAAGTCTCCAACTGGAAGTTCGACGTCGAGCGCGATGAGCACTGGCACGATACGATCGAAGACACCGGCCAAGAGGGGTGGATGGTTGAGAAGAAGCTGAACCTTCCCAAGAGACTGCGACAGTGTGTCCAGGATCTCAACCACAACGGTATCAAGGTCCGACACAAACTCAAGCTTGTTGTCGCCCTCAAGAACCCCGATGGTCACATTTCAGAG CTCCGAGCCACTCTCCCCGTCTCCATCTTCATCTCTCCCAATATGCCCCTTGACGAGCATGGAGTTCTCGTCGACCAAGCTCCTGGCGCGCCTGCTCAGGCCGAAGTCACCCGTATCGCACCCCCCGGCTACGGCGAGCATGTCCTCGATCAACTCTACGAAGACGTCGACATGAGCGGCTTCCAGACCCCGGCTATCCAGTCTGGCTTCAGCAGTCCTTTCTACGCCCAATCTCGTGCCGGCTCATCAGACAACCTTGCTTCTCTCGCCATGATGAACGGCCATGGTGTCGCTCCCGCGGCACTGTCGCATCGCCTGCAAAACGTATCCCTCGATCCCACGAACCGCAACACCTCGTTCAACTCATTGAACGCCATCACGGAGGACGTCGCAGCCCCGACATCTGTTCCCACAGGAGAGAACTCACAATCACAATCGGCAGCTTTGACCCGCCACAACAGTGCCGAGGAACATCCCAACTCGCACTCCTCAGGACGCAACTCGCCTGAGCACCTCGACTTCCCTGACATGGCTACCTTGAGCAAGGTGCCTAGTTACACAACGGCTGTCAAGACTCCCCTTCGGCGGGGCCCGAGTAGTGACGCGCTCCCCGACTACTTCTCTGCCATGAGCGCCCCAAACACGCCTCCTGCGAGCGAGGCTCCTGTCGCAGACCCGCTTGGCATGATCCCTGAGCATGAAGGTGGCGGCAGCGAGCCGACTACCCCAGGTGGTTCGCACCGTTCATGGCATCGCCCTCAGAGCATGAGCAACCTGCTCCAGGCTGTGCAGGGCGGCGGTGATGATCGCCGAATCCATCTCATCCAGGGACGGGAAAGAGTTTACTAA
- a CDS encoding PH domain-containing protein gives MADTKDLPQRSGTIMTNNSVLSDDAVPEVDPTSTAGLLAERLQAWKHSVGYLEDYIGAVEKIHKAQSKEYEKALKTISHPLKEGHHFDQSLGGIAAYFENMRSNTQAIINTNLETEKTIKGSIIPVLERLHKEIKHKGKELAHGAQKGAKEVEKARNTTQKHIELLGSQTASFESAGGKMHGTDDPYVVNRGVLHRLHKQVLEENNNRNDLIAVQNNFKDFEAHVIEVVQQAMEQFIQLTGGQAEKTRALYSDMLGAIQRVPGDFEWNGFVTRSGDRLVNPNDPPRSVEAINFPNMDHTSVKPLIEGSLERKSRNKLSWGYSTGYYVVTPTKFLHEFKDNDNTRSDPKPELSIYLPDAVIGLPNGNKFNVKGKDKSKSISSKLTGSSELAFQAHTPDEAQKWFEVIKNVAGATGPAEPNSTPTSPVVAQDEKMPSIAPAATTQSGHSAQEAGVTGHDPTASPELMSPVDGPSSSAAAAPAAAPAATAPVDEKKI, from the exons ATGGCCGACACCAAGGACCTCCCCCAGAGGTCGGGGACCATCATGACCAACAACTCTGTCCTTAGCGACGATGCTGTTCCCGAAGTCGATCCCACCAGC ACCGCTGGTCTCCTCGCGGAGCGACTTCAAGCATGGAAACATTCCGTTGGATACCTTGAGGACTATATCGGAGCCGTCGAGAAGATCCACAAGGCCCAGTCCAAGGAGTACGAAAAGGCTCTCAAGACCATCTCCCATCCCTTGAAGGAGGGCCACCACTTCGACCAGAGCCTCGGCGGTATCGCAGCCTACTTCGAGAACATGCGCTCCAACACTCAGGCGATTATTAACACCAATCTCGAGACGGAGAAGACCATCAAGGGCTCCATCATCCCGGTCCTCGAACGCCTGCACAAGGAGATCAAGCACAAGGGCAAGGAGCTGGCACACGGTGCCCAGAAGGGTGCCAAGGAGGTCGAGAAGGCTCGCAACACCACGCAGAAGCACATTGAGCTTCTCGGCTCCCAGACCGCCTCCTTCGAGTCCGCTGGCGGCAAGATGCACGGAACTGACGATCCTTACGTCGTCAACCGTGGAGTTCTGCACAGATTGCACAAGCAGGTTCTCGAGGAGAACAACAACCGCAACGACCTGATTGCTGTTCAGAACAACTTCAAGGATTTCGAGGCACATGTTATCGAAGTTGTTCAGCAGGCGATGGAGCAATTCATCCAGCTGACCGGTGGCCAGGCCGAGAAGACTCGCGCTCTCTACTCTGACATGCTGGGTGCTATCCAGAGAGTCCCGGGTGATTTCGAGTGGAACGGCTTCGTGACCCGTAGCGGCGATCGCTTGGTCAACCCCAATGACCCCCCGCGCTCTGTCGAAGCCATCAACTTCCCCAACATGGACCACACCTCTGTGAAGCCTCTCATTGAGGGTTCCCTGGAACGCAAGTCGCGTAACAAGCTTTCCTGGGGCTACTCTACCGGCTACTACGTTGTTACCCCGACCAAGTTCTTGCACGAGTTCAAGGACAATGATAACACTCGCTCTGACCCCAAGCCAGAGCTTTCCATCTATCTGCCAGACGCTGTTATTGGGCTTCCCAACGGAAACAAGTTCAACGTCAAGGGCAAGGATAAGAGCAAGTCTATTAGCTCGAAGCTCACTGGATCGTCCGAGTTGGCTTTCCAGGCCCACACCCCCGATGAGGCGCAAAAGTGGTTCGAGGTTATCAAGAACGTTGCGGGAGCCACCGGGCCTGCGGAGCCCAACTCCACGCCTACCTCGCCCGTCGTTGCCCAGGACGAGAAGATGCCTTCCATCGCACCAGCCGCAACCACCCAGTCCGGCCACTCAGCACAAGAGGCCGGTGTTACTGGTCACGACCCCACCGCGAGCCCAGAGCTCATGAGCCCGGTCGACGGCCCATCCTCCAGCGCGGCGGCTGCACCCGCGGCTGCTCCAGCTGCAACAGCGCCTGTTGACGAGAAGAAGATCTAA
- a CDS encoding tRNA synthetase class I — MAEGTTAQERFALIQENLAEVMNPEIIENILAEGRNPKIYWGTATTGRPHCGYFVPAIKLAQFLAAGCEMTVLLADIHGFLDNLKAPIELVEQRAKFYKFAITNILNAVGVSTEKLKFVLGSSYQKSPEYIMDVYKMSSLISERDAKKAGAEVVKQSDNAPMSGLLYPVLQVCDEQHLGVDAQFGGMDQRKLFAAATEWLPKVGYQVRAHLLNPMVPGLNGGKMSASDPDSKIDLLDAPEVVQKKLRKAECVPKVAEGNGVLSFVEYVLLPAASLKGKKEFRVERERDGLETLVYTDIKQMHEDYKNDVLTPQLLKPAVTKALNELLAPIQQAFQASEEWKQVTERAYPPVEDDKKKKKKQPKDKGSRYPGGGKGPAAQDGAAKETELPVRPAEGQ; from the exons ATGGCGGAAGGCACAACGGCGCAGGAGAGGTTCGCCCTCATCCAGGAGAACTTGGCCGAGGTCATGAACCCCGAGATCATCGAGAATATTTTGGCCGAGGGACGCAACCCCAAGATCTACTGGG GAACCGCGACAACGGGCAGACCTCACTGCGGCTACTTCGTCCCGGCCATCAAGCTGGCGCAGTTCCTCGCCGCCGGCTGCGAAATGACCGTCCTTCTCGCCGATATCCACGGTTTCCTCGACAACCTCAAGGCCCCCATCGAGCTCGTCGAGCAGCGCGCCAAGTTCTACAAGTTCGCCATTACAAACATTCTCAACGCTGTCGGCGTCTCCACGGAGAAGCTCAAGTTCGTCCTCGGCAGCTCCTACCAGAAGAGCCCCGAGTACATCATGGATGTCTACAAGATGAGCTCGCTCATTAGCGAGAGAGATGCGAAGAAGGCTGGTGCCGAGGTCGTGAAGCAGTCTGAC AACGCCCCCATGAGTGGTCTGCTGTACCCCGTCCTTCAGGTCTGCGACGAGCAGCACCTTGGTGTCGATGCTCAGTTCGGAG GCATGGATCAAAGAAAGTTGTTCGCTGCGGCCACCGAATGGTTGCCCAAGGTCGGATACCAAGTGCGCGCGCATCTGTTGAACCCCATGGTGCCGGGTCTGAACGGTGGAAAGATGAGCGCGAGTGATCCTG ACAGCAAGATCGACCTTCTCGATGCCCCCGAGGTTGTCCAGAAGAAGCTCCGCAAGGCCGAGTGTGTGCCCAAGGTTGCTGAGGGCAATGGTGTCCTGTCCTTTGTCGAGTACGTCCTGCTGCCTGCTGCGTCACTGAAGGGCAAGAAGGAGTTCCGCGTCGAGCGTGAGCGCGACGGCCTCGAGACCCTGGTTTACACCGATATCAAGCAAATGCACGAGGACTACAAGAACGACGTC TTGACGCCCCAGCTGCTCAAGCCCGCCGTGACCAAGGCCCTCAACGAGCTCCTGGCACCCATCCAGCAAGCCTTCCAGGCCTCCGAGGAGTGGAAGCAGGTCACGGAGAGGGCCTACCCCCCTGTTGAGGacgacaagaagaagaagaagaagcagccCAAGGACAAGGGCTCCCGCTACCCCGGCGGCGGCAAGGGTCCCGCCGCGCAGGACGGCGCCGCCAAGGAGACGGAGCTGCCGGTGCGCCCTGCCGAGGGCCAGTGA
- a CDS encoding methylthioadenosine phosphorylase, producing the protein MADLPTTFDRPVHIAVIGGTGLGKLEGYTPVAQLTPTTPWGKPSSPISILEHNGVPIAFLARHGLHHQFAPHEVPARANIAALRSIGVRCVIAFSAVGSLREEIKPMDFVVPDQVIDRTKGVRPFTFFEGGVVGHVGFADPFDKGLAEVVKKCAAHMQGEGVVLHEKGTIICMEGPQFSTRAESHMYRSWGGSVINMSALPEAKLAREAEMAYQMICMATDYDCWHSFEDVDVAMVMKYMAANSENAKRLVGGVLDELSKQESGDLVLAKQWEGASQGAVKFMTKPEGRSPEAMKNVEFLFPGFWN; encoded by the exons ATGGCCGACCTCCCCACCACCTTTGACC GTCCCGTCCACATCGCCGTCATCGGCGGCACCGGCCTCGGAAAGCTCGAAGGCTACACCCCCGTCGCCCAGCTGACGCCCACGACCCCCTGGGGCAAGCCCTCCTCCCCGATCAGCATCCTCGAGCACAACGGCGTTCCCATCGCCTTCCTCGCCCGCCACGGCCTGCACCACCAGTTCGCGCCCCACGAGGTGCCCGCCCGCGCAAACATCGCCGCCCTGCGCTCCATCGGCGTCCGCTGCGTCATCGCCTTCTCCGCCGTCGGCTCCCTGCGCGAGGAGATCAAGCCCATGGACTTTGTCGTCCCGGACCAGGTCATTGACCGTACCAAGGGCGTGCGCCCATTCACCTTTTTCGAGGGCGGCGTTGTGGGCCACGTTGGGTTCGCTGATCCGTTTGATAAGGGGCTCGCGGAGGTCGTCAAGAAGTGCGCGGCGCATATGCAGGGCGAGGGCGTCGTTTTGCACGAGAAGGGCACCATTATCTGCATGG AGGGCCCCCAATTTTCCACCCGCGCCGAGTCGCACATGTACCGCTCCTGGGGCGGCAGCGTCATCAACATGTCGGCCCTCCCCGAGGCCAAGCTCGCCCGCGAGGCCGAGATGGCCTACCAGATGATCTGCATGGCGACCGACTATGACTGCTGGCACTCGTTCGAGGACGTCGACGTCGCCATGGTCATGAAGTACATGGCCGCCAACAGCGAGAATGCCAAGCGCCTCGTCGGCGGCGTCCTCGACGAGCTGTCCAAGCAGGAGAGCGGCGACCTCGTCCTCGCCAAGCAGTGGGAGGGCGCATCCCAGGGCGCCGTCAAGTTCATGACCAAGCCCGAGGGCCGCAGCCCCGAGGCCATGAAGAATGTCGAGTTCTTGTTCCCTGGGTTCTGGAACTAG
- a CDS encoding ribosomal protein L33, producing the protein MYHLTNITSQSDRMGVFLPAGTIWLVRSSDAGVHVHYTEISPTRRSRLHTAKLSRPPVSKPQAIQRVRRKLPFKMAKKAKSRVMIVRLLSMAATGYFYTVKRLRTATPMSLLKYDPISMPTPFSSFGERCFSWSRRRRGNEPAHSRYTNTICNNTDITINGVHGGIRLGLEDHMDELYIINLQSLRPIVRDKALARRTVPQRRKESEGFDGRDLVVYSIKREQTLRKCIPLHDSTHINIQFTSKKTNLDG; encoded by the exons ATGTATCACTTGACTAACATCACGTCGCAAA GCGATCGAATGGGTGTCTTCTTGCCAGCTGGCACCATCTGGTTGGTGAGATCGAGCGATGCTGGAGTACACGTCCACTACACCGAAATCTCACCGACACGCAGATCTCG TCTCCATACTGCGAAGCTATCCCGTCCACCCGTGTCCAAGCCTCAAGCTATCCAACGCGTGCGGCGCAAACTCCCCTTCAAGATGGCCAAGAAAG CGAAGTCCCGTGTCATGATCGTCCGGCTCTTGTCCATGGCCGCGACTGGTTACTTCTACACTGTCAAGCGTCTCCGAACAGCAACACCCATGAGCTTGCTGAAATACGACCCAATCAGTATGCCGACCCCTTTCTCCTCG TTCGGCGAAAGGTGCTTTTCTTggagcagaagaagaaggggaaATGAGCCTGCGCACTCTCGATATACCAACACCATATGTAACAACACTGATATCACCATAAACGGCGTTCACGGCGGCATACGATTGGGGCTCGAAGACCACATGGATGAACTGTACATCATCAACCTGCAGTCCCTCAGACCTATCGTCAGGGACAAGGCATTGGCACGTCGGACTGTGCCCCAGAGGCGGAAAGAAAGCGAAGGCTTCGATGGCCGCGACCTAGTTGTATATTCTATCAAAAGAGAACAAACCTTGCGTAAATGCATTCCTCTGCATGATTCCACCCACATAAATATTCAGTTCACGTCCAAGAAAACCAACCTCGATGGATGA